From a region of the Triticum aestivum cultivar Chinese Spring chromosome 7D, IWGSC CS RefSeq v2.1, whole genome shotgun sequence genome:
- the LOC123165310 gene encoding survival of motor neuron-related-splicing factor 30 has translation MEDLSVEELASNLSTYKDQLREVRKFIKEKKDDAGISEYVDMEKELQEVITLTEELLATANPSESAQNDVGLSPPNYSAGVHSEALDGLSQSHEKFAVGTKVQAVYSEDGEWYNATIEGLTPIGYFVSYEGWGNKEEVDPANVRALDVEAADALGLAEKEAEATKMALKRKVEQAATSDYQIRSLPTKLKIDPNDPEDVKAAKRKKIHAFKSKARFEQLDFAQNKRQNAWQQFQTTKGKAKKVGFFSGRKKESIFKSPEDHRGKVGVTGSGKGLTDFQRREKHLHLKDGSSGDTLDCEE, from the exons ATGGAGGACCTCAGCGTCGAGGAGCTCGCCTCCAATCTCTCCACCTACAAGGACCAGCTCCGCGAG GTTAGGAAGTTCATCAAGGAGAAAAAAGATGATGCTGGAATTTCTGAATATGTCGATATGGAAAAGGAGCTTCAAGAG GTTATTACATTAACCGAAGAGCTTTTGGCAACTGCAAATCCAAGTGAGAGTGCGCAGAATGATGTAGGTCTATCGCCGCCAAATTATTCTGCTGGAGTGCACTCAGAG GCACTGGATGGCCTCTCACAATCCCATGAAAAATTTGCAGTTGGTACCAAAGTGCAAGCTGTGTATAGTGAAGATGGGGAGTG GTACAATGCGACAATTGAAGGTCTGACACCAATCGGCTATTTTGTCAGTTATGAAGGCTGGGGAAACAAGGAAGAG GTGGACCCTGCTAATGTCAGGGCACTTGACGTGGAAGCTGCTGATGCTTTAGGACTAGCTGAAAAAGAAGCTGAAGCGACAAAAATGGCATTAAAGAGAAAAGTTGAACAAGCAGCAACATCTGACTATCAGATTCGTAGCTTACCCACAAAACTTAAGATCGATCCAAATGATCCTGAAGATGTG AAAGCTGCAAAGCGTAAGAAGATCCATGCTTTCAAATCAAAAGCCCGCTTTGAGCAACTAGATTTCGCACAGAATAAGCGGCAAAATGCATGGCAACAGTTCCAGACTACCAAAGGAAAGGCTAAGAAG GTGGGATTCTTTTCGGGTCGCAAGAAGGAGAGCATCTTCAAGTCACCGGAAGATCACAGAGGTAAGGTGGGGGTCACTGGTAGTGGGAAAGGCCTGACTGACTTCCAGAGGAGGGAGAAGCACCTTCATCTCAAGGATGGCTCTTCTGGGGATACACTGGACTGTGAGGAATAA